In Aricia agestis chromosome 16, ilAriAges1.1, whole genome shotgun sequence, one genomic interval encodes:
- the LOC121734948 gene encoding synaptobrevin homolog YKT6, translating to MVRLYAIGVLYKGVNSGTILKAAYDLQSFSFFQRSSVQEFMTFVSKTMVERTQQASRQSVKEGEYMLHVYVRADSLAGVLISDHEYPNRVAHTLITKFLDDFTAQVPAGNWATGNETTIDFPILPQYLAKYQNPKEADALTKIQNDLDETKIILHDTIKAVLERGEKLDDLVAKSDSLSMHSKAFYKTAKKTNSCCNF from the coding sequence ATGGTGAGACTATACGCAATTGGCGTTCTCTACAAAGGAGTGAACAGTGGAACTATACTCAAAGCTGCATACGATTTACAAAGTTTCAGTTTCTTTCAACGGAGTTCTGTGCAGGAATTTATGACTTTTGTTAGCAAAACTATGGTAGAAAGAACTCAACAAGCTTCAAGGCAATCGGTAAAAGAAGGAGAGTATATGCTTCACGTATATGTAAGAGCGGACAGCCTGGCCGGAGTTTTAATATCAGACCATGAGTACCCAAATCGTGTAGCTCACACGTTAATAACTAAATTTCTGGACGACTTCACGGCACAAGTGCCGGCAGGCAACTGGGCAACCGGGAACGAGACAACAATTGACTTTCCGATTCTTCCTCAATACTTGGCCAAGTATCAAAATCCCAAGGAAGCAGACGCCCTAACAAAGATACAAAATGATCTTGACGAGACAAAAATTATCTTACATGACACAATAAAGGCAGTTTTAGAGAGAGGAGAGAAATTGGACGATCTGGTGGCCAAGTCCGACTCACTGTCCATGCACAGTAAAGCATTTTACAAGACGGCAAAGAAAACCAATAGTTGTTGTAACTTTTAA
- the LOC121734944 gene encoding transcription initiation factor TFIID subunit 8, with amino-acid sequence MTESTEKVENICDARRRILNIAVSTVLLETGFDAADKVSLETLTEMIQCFITEVGNSARGYCELAGRVEPVLGDVSMALINMGISLQGIEQYAARPSRHIIQPPQQASVPRTPSMLSAGSKAKPAPHIPFHLPPLPDPHAYIRTPTHKQPVTEYEAIREKAATQKRDIERALTKFLSKTSETHNLFNTEDNQVYPLIACKPTFPSYLPALLPTDQVFDFDELEYHFQVANRTEDMPADKKENSDNEGDNGGDNENANNSQSETQDAPLGSSPDRNKSGG; translated from the exons ATGACTGAGAGTACAgaaaaagttgaaaatatttGCGACGCCCGTCGTAGAATCCTAAACATAGCTGTGTCAACTGTGTTACTCGAAACCGGGTTTGATGCAGCTGATAAAGTCTCTCTCGAAACACTTACTGAGATGATACAATGTT ttataacAGAAGTTGGGAATTCAGCGAGAGGCTACTGTGAACTAGCTGGGCGTGTAGAACCAGTGCTTGGAGATGTTTCTATGGCTCTAATTAATATGG GAATAAGTCTCCAGGGGATTGAGCAATATGCAGCAAGACCGAGCAGGCACATCATCCAACCTCCGCAGCAGGCTTCAGTGCCTAGGACGCCCTCCATGCTATCAGCAGGGTCTAAAGCCAAGCCAGCTCCCCACATACCATTCCACCTCCCACCACTCCCTGATCCTCACGCTTATATTAGAACACCG ACTCATAAACAGCCAGTGACTGAATATGAAGCTATAAGAGAAAAGGCAGCAACTCAGAAAAGGGATATAGAAAGAGCCTTGACAAAATTCCTTTCTAAAACAAGCGAAACACATAATTTGTTTAACACAGAAGACAACCAAGTTTATCCTT TAATTGCTTGTAAACCCACATTCCCTTCTTACTTGCCCGCACTTCTACCTACTGATCAAGTATTTGACTTTGATGAGTTGGAGTACCACTTTCAAGTTGCTAACAGAACAGAAGATATGCCTGCTGATAAGAAag aaaactCAGATAACGAAGGTGACAATGGGGGTGACAATGAGAATGCAAATAATTCACAGTCTGAGACTCAAGATGCACCATTGGGTTCCAGTCCGGATAGGAATAAGAGTGGAGGATAG
- the LOC121734947 gene encoding proteasome subunit beta type-2, which translates to MSNINLQCLLGIQCNDFVMIAADQTTSHSIMVMKDDEDKIYKISDRLVMGIIGDLGDTTQFAEYIAKNIQLYKMRNGYELGPSAAANFTRRNLAEYLRSSSPYFVNLLMGGYDKENGPELYFMDYLASSVKVPFCAHGFGGYLSLSIMDRYHKKDATEEEAYEILKKCVQEVHRRLFVSLPNFQVTVVNRDGIKAMPVINSASLK; encoded by the exons ATGTCGAATATTAACTTACAGTGTTTACTGGGAATCCAGTGCAATGATTTCGTCATGATTGCGGCCGATCAGACCACAAGCCACAGTATTATGGTCATGAAAGATG ATGAAGacaagatttataaaatatccgATAGGCTGGTGATGGGAATTATAGGCGACTTAGGCGATACGACACAGTTTGCAGAGTATATCGCCAAGAATATTCAATTGTATAAAATGCGCAACGGCTACGAGCTAGGACCTTCCGCGGCCGCCAACTTTACTCGTCGCAACCTCGCTGAGTATCTGAGAAGCAGT TCTCCTTACTTTGTGAACTTATTAATGGGTGGTTATGACAAGGAGAATGGTCCTGAACTTTATTTTATGGATTACCTTGCATCCAGTGTTAAAGTGCCGTTCTGTGCTCACGGCTTTGGAGGTTACTTGAGTTTAAGTATCATGGATCGTTATCACAAAAAAG ATGCAACAGAGGAGGAGGCATATGAAATTCTCAAGAAGTGTGTTCAAGAAGTCCACAGACGCTTGTTTGTCAGCCTCCCCAATTTCCAAGTGACAGTTGTAAACAGGGATGGCATTAAAGCTATGCCAGTCATCAATTCTGCATCCCTCAAGTGA